One Epinephelus moara isolate mb chromosome 20, YSFRI_EMoa_1.0, whole genome shotgun sequence genomic window carries:
- the LOC126407513 gene encoding zinc finger protein RFP-like has product MAAASCLLTEHQFLCSICLDVFTDPVTIPCGHNFCKTCITEHWNVNASCQCPNCKKLFNTRPELHVNTFISEMAAQFRQSAQQKASSSSSSEQQVSKPAEGLCDVCTGTKLKALKSCLVCLVSYCETHLEPHLKMPRLKKHKLIDPVENLEDRMCREHDKLLEMFCKDDHMCVCMLCTVLDHKTHDVVPLKEGYEGKKLELESEIQQMIQKRRLKIEEIKHSVKLSQRGADREIADGVQVFTALKESVERIQAELIDTIKEKQRKTEEQAEGFIKELEQEISELKKRSSEVEQLSQSEDHLHFLRSFLSLSTAPPTKDWTEVNVCPTTFKGTVRRAVNQLEETLHEEITNLFKAELKRVQQYAVDVTLDPDTAHGWLIISDDGKQVKHGYIKKDLPDNPERFDSFFAVLAEQSFSSGRFYFEVQVKGKTHWTLGVARESVNRKGEITLLSQNGYWTISKRTENVYCAEDDDFKVSLSLKSQPEKVGVFVDYEEGLASFYDVDSAALIHAFTGCSFTEKLYPLFCPSYVIYRSFFQYMDRNTAPMIISPVSHTE; this is encoded by the coding sequence ATGGCTGCTGCCAGCTGTCTGCTGACTGAACATCAGTTCCTGTGCTCCATCTGTCTGGATGTGTTCACTGATCCAGTCACCATACCATGTGGACACAACTTCTGTAAAACCTGCATCACTGAACACTGGAACGTTAATGCCTCGTGTCAGTGTCCTAACTGTAAAAAGCTTTTCAACACAAGACCAGAGCTTCATGTCAACACTTTCATCTCTGAGATGGCTGCTCAGTTCAGACAGTCAGCTCAACAgaaagccagcagcagcagcagctcagagcaaCAAGTTTCCAAACCAGCAGAAGGTCTCTGTGACGTCTGCACTGGAACCAAACTGAAGGCACTGAAGTCCTGCCTGGTGTGTCTGGTCTCCTACTGTGAGACTCACCTGGAGCCTCATCTGAAGATGCCACGGCTGAAAAAACATAAGCTGATCGACCCTGTGGAGAACCTGGAAGACAGGATGTGTAGGGAGCATGATAAACTTCTGGAAATGTTCTGTAAGGATGACcacatgtgtgtctgcatgctctgCACTGTTTTGGATCACAAGACACATGATGTTGTTCCTCTGAAGGAAGGATATGAAGGAAAGAAACTCGAGCTGGAATCCGAAATTCAGCAGATGATCCAGAAGAGACGACTGAAGATTGAGGAGATCAAACACTCAGTGAAGCTCAGTCAGAGAggtgcagacagagagatagcagatggtgttcaggtcttcaccgCTCTGAAGGAGTCTGTTGAAAGAATCCAGGCCGAGCTCATCGACACGatcaaagagaagcagagaaagacagaggaacaggctGAAGGCTTTATTAAAGAGCTGGAACAGGAAATCTCTGAGCTGAAGAAGAGGAGCTCTGAGGTGGAGCAGCTCTCACAGTCTGAAGACCACCTTCACTTCCTCCGAAGCTTCTTGTCCTTGAGCACCGCTCCACCCACCAAGGACTGGACAGAAGTCAATGTCTGTCCAACTACATTTAAGGGGACAGTGAGGAGAGCTGTGAATCAGCTGGAGGAGACACTTCATGAAGAGATAACGAACCTGTTTAAGGCTGAGCTGAAGAGGGTCCAGCAGTATGCAGTGGATGTGACACTTGATCCTGATACAGCACATGGCTGGCTCATCATTTCTGATGATGGAAAACAAGTTAAACATGGTTATATAAAGAAGGATCTCCCAGACAATCCAGAGAgatttgattctttttttgctgtgttAGCAGAGCAGAGTTTCTCCTCAGGAAGATTTTACTTTGAGGTTCAGGTTAAAGGGAAGACTCACTGGACTTTAGGAGTGGCCAGAGAGTCAGTCAACAGAAAGGGAGAGATCACACTGTTATCACAGAATGGTTACTGGACGATTTCTAAGAGGACCGAAAATGTGTACTGTGCTGAGGATGATGATTTTAAAGTCAGTCTCTCTCTGAAGTCTCAGCCTGAAAAGGTGGGAGTGTTTGTGGATTATGAGGAGGGTCTGGCCTCCTTTTATGACGTTGATTCTGCAGctctcatccatgcttttaCTGGCTGTTCCTTCACTGAGAAACTCTACCCACTTTTCTGTCCTTCTTATGTCATCTACCGATCATTCTTCCAGTATATGGATAGAAACACTGCCCCAATGATCATCTCTCCTGTCAGTCACACTGAGTAG